One window of the Limisphaera ngatamarikiensis genome contains the following:
- the argH gene encoding argininosuccinate lyase, whose protein sequence is MKTKRPSHAPISRSGRFVSGPSEAVARFTESVSFDRRLWAQDIQGSLAHAAMLHKVGLLTRAEYRDIRAGLEAIAGEIRSGHFVWKPELEDVHMNIEAELTRRIPAGAKLHTGRSRNDQVAVDLRLWVRDEIDGLLEDIRTLMRALVRLAGRSTEIWIPGYTHLQRAQPVSAAHHLLAYVEMLERDRSRFRDCRRRLNECPLGSGALAGSTLPLDRAFVARQLGFVDERGRPRVTRNSMDAVSDRDFVVEFCAHAALLAVHLSRLAEDLILWNSAEFGFIRIGDAFTTGSSLMPQKKNPDVAELVRGKAGRVIGNLTALLVLLKGLPLTYNRDLQEDKERLFDTADTVRACTRVLAQMLDEVEFQPDRCAAAVADPNLLATDLVDALVRRGVPFRQAHHLVGAAVARAEQLGCPLPQLPREEWKRIWPEFDPSLLEVFDLARAMERRTLPGSPGPGQVNRELKLWQRRLA, encoded by the coding sequence GGGCCCAGGACATTCAGGGTTCCCTGGCCCATGCGGCCATGCTGCACAAGGTGGGCCTGTTGACGCGTGCCGAATACCGGGACATCCGGGCGGGTCTGGAGGCCATTGCCGGGGAGATCCGCTCCGGACACTTCGTCTGGAAACCGGAACTGGAAGACGTGCACATGAACATCGAGGCGGAGCTCACCCGCCGCATACCCGCCGGCGCCAAACTCCACACCGGCCGCTCCCGCAACGACCAGGTGGCCGTGGACCTTCGGCTCTGGGTACGGGACGAAATCGACGGCCTGCTCGAAGACATCCGCACCCTCATGCGCGCCCTGGTCCGGTTGGCCGGGCGCTCCACCGAAATCTGGATTCCCGGATACACCCACCTCCAGCGGGCCCAGCCGGTCTCCGCCGCCCATCACCTGCTGGCCTACGTGGAGATGCTGGAGCGGGATCGGAGCCGGTTCCGCGACTGCCGCCGGCGCCTCAACGAATGCCCGCTGGGCTCGGGTGCGCTGGCCGGATCCACGCTGCCGCTGGACCGGGCCTTTGTCGCCCGCCAACTCGGCTTCGTGGACGAGCGCGGACGCCCCAGAGTGACCCGCAATTCGATGGACGCGGTGAGCGATCGCGATTTCGTGGTGGAATTCTGCGCCCACGCCGCCCTGCTGGCCGTTCATCTCTCCCGGCTGGCCGAGGACCTGATCCTGTGGAACAGCGCCGAGTTCGGTTTCATCCGCATCGGCGACGCGTTCACCACCGGTTCCTCGCTCATGCCGCAGAAGAAAAATCCCGATGTCGCCGAGCTGGTGCGCGGCAAGGCAGGACGCGTGATCGGCAACCTCACCGCCCTGCTGGTCCTGCTCAAGGGCCTGCCCCTGACCTACAATCGCGACCTCCAGGAGGACAAAGAACGGCTGTTCGACACCGCCGACACCGTTCGCGCCTGCACGCGTGTCCTTGCCCAAATGCTGGACGAGGTCGAGTTCCAACCCGACCGCTGCGCCGCGGCGGTGGCCGATCCCAACCTGCTGGCAACCGACCTCGTGGATGCCCTGGTTCGCCGTGGCGTACCCTTCCGCCAGGCCCATCACCTCGTCGGCGCCGCAGTCGCACGCGCCGAACAGCTGGGTTGTCCACTCCCGCAACTGCCCCGGGAGGAATGGAAACGAATCTGGCCGGAATTCGACCCTTCCCTGCTCGAGGTTTTTGACCTGGCCAGGGCCATGGAACGACGCACCCTGCCCGGATCGCCCGGCCCCGGCCAGGTCAACCGCGAACTGAAACTATGGCAACGGCGGTTGGCATGA
- a CDS encoding phytoene/squalene synthase family protein translates to MEAPLRPRSRANHTHLCNTSARAPSNQRSPPALPQMTPAHWQLLRATSRSFYLSLRVLPRPVREPIGLAYLLARTTDTVADAEQLPVNDRLQLLDRMRRQIAGLADPGPLPLPRPANPDAARPEEKLLLHWPASLAALGLLPPEDQNEVRTVLHHILNGQTWDLARFGTPGRSPLGPIAVTTAEELDHYTYCVAGSVGEFWSRVCRRHLFPREPLREPEWLAQAVQFGKGLQLVNVLRDCAADLRQGRCYLPAVELQALGLQPPDLLDPQSWPRVKPCYEHWRQRAMAFLEAGWAYTLAIPAHQKRLRLACAWPLLLGVRTLQELGRVNPLDPAQRVKIPRREVRRWIWRSLAGSVLPRVWARLFHRALHTS, encoded by the coding sequence ATGGAAGCGCCCCTGCGCCCCCGCAGCCGGGCCAACCACACACACCTCTGCAACACCTCGGCCCGCGCTCCATCAAACCAGCGGTCGCCCCCTGCACTCCCGCAAATGACACCCGCCCACTGGCAACTGCTCCGCGCCACGTCGCGGTCCTTTTACCTGAGCCTGCGGGTGCTGCCCCGACCGGTGCGGGAACCCATCGGGCTGGCGTATCTGCTCGCTCGGACCACCGACACGGTGGCCGACGCGGAACAGCTCCCCGTGAACGATCGCCTCCAACTGCTGGATCGCATGCGGCGCCAGATTGCCGGTCTGGCCGACCCCGGTCCCCTCCCGTTGCCCCGGCCGGCCAACCCCGACGCAGCCCGGCCCGAGGAGAAGCTCCTGCTTCATTGGCCGGCAAGCCTGGCAGCACTGGGACTGTTGCCCCCGGAAGACCAAAACGAGGTCCGAACCGTGCTGCATCACATCCTGAACGGACAGACCTGGGACCTGGCCCGATTCGGCACGCCCGGCCGCAGCCCCCTCGGGCCCATCGCCGTGACCACAGCAGAGGAACTGGATCACTACACCTACTGCGTGGCGGGTAGCGTGGGCGAGTTTTGGAGCCGGGTCTGCCGGAGGCATCTGTTCCCCCGGGAACCCTTGAGGGAACCGGAGTGGCTGGCGCAGGCCGTTCAGTTCGGCAAAGGCTTGCAGCTGGTCAACGTGCTCCGCGATTGTGCGGCCGACCTTCGGCAGGGTCGCTGCTACCTGCCCGCCGTGGAACTCCAAGCCCTGGGACTGCAGCCCCCGGATTTGCTGGATCCCCAATCCTGGCCGCGGGTGAAGCCCTGTTATGAGCACTGGCGGCAGCGTGCCATGGCCTTCCTCGAGGCCGGTTGGGCCTACACCCTGGCCATTCCCGCCCATCAAAAGCGCCTCCGGCTCGCCTGTGCCTGGCCGTTGCTCCTCGGGGTGCGCACCCTTCAGGAACTGGGTCGGGTCAACCCTCTGGACCCCGCACAGCGCGTCAAGATTCCGCGGCGCGAGGTCCGCCGCTGGATATGGCGAAGCCTGGCGGGTTCTGTCCTGCCCCGGGTTTGGGCACGTTTGTTCCACCGGGCCCTCCACACCTCGTAA
- a CDS encoding radical SAM protein, with product MTDTAGSGRAPESRSIPPGAETAFGAPRDFLDNRFVYVVISPRARGLSVGINMNPDKLCNFDCLYCEVNRHIPPRETRLDVEVMAAELHRTLDLVRSGALKDRANYRGVPAELLQLRHVALSGDGEPTLCPNFAEAVEKVVHVRALREFFKLVLITNATELDRAEVQAGLRHFTRSDEIWAKLDGGTQAYLNRVSGVNVPLEKILHNILTLGRQRPVIIQSLFPSIRGEEPPEEEILAYAQRLKELREAGAQIELVQIYSATRPSPKSDYGHLPLRSLSRIAQTVRLVAGVKAEVF from the coding sequence ATGACCGACACGGCCGGATCCGGTCGAGCCCCGGAGTCGCGCTCCATTCCGCCGGGAGCCGAGACCGCTTTTGGCGCGCCGCGGGATTTCCTGGATAACCGGTTCGTCTACGTCGTCATCTCGCCGCGTGCCCGGGGATTGTCCGTCGGGATCAACATGAATCCCGACAAACTGTGCAACTTCGACTGCCTGTACTGCGAGGTTAACCGCCACATTCCGCCGCGGGAGACCCGTCTTGACGTCGAGGTTATGGCCGCCGAACTGCACCGGACGCTCGACCTGGTCCGCAGCGGGGCCTTGAAGGACCGGGCAAACTATCGCGGGGTGCCGGCCGAGCTGTTGCAACTTCGGCACGTGGCCCTCAGCGGCGATGGTGAACCCACGCTTTGCCCCAACTTCGCCGAGGCGGTGGAAAAGGTCGTGCACGTGCGCGCCCTGCGGGAGTTCTTCAAGCTGGTTCTCATCACCAACGCCACCGAACTGGATCGCGCCGAGGTCCAGGCCGGTCTGCGCCACTTCACCCGCAGCGACGAGATCTGGGCCAAATTGGATGGTGGCACCCAGGCGTACCTCAACCGGGTCAGCGGGGTGAACGTGCCCCTCGAAAAAATCCTGCACAACATTCTCACGCTCGGCCGGCAGCGCCCCGTCATCATCCAAAGCCTGTTCCCCTCCATCCGGGGTGAGGAACCGCCCGAGGAGGAAATCCTGGCCTACGCCCAACGGCTGAAGGAACTCAGGGAGGCCGGAGCACAAATCGAATTGGTCCAGATCTACTCGGCTACCCGACCGTCGCCCAAGTCAGACTACGGCCATCTACCCCTGCGTTCCCTCTCGCGTATCGCCCAGACCGTGCGGTTGGTGGCCGGCGTCAAGGCCGAGGTCTTCTGA
- a CDS encoding DUF2752 domain-containing protein yields the protein MLGVGLAVIWHFDPARHGFYPRCTFHELTGWQCPGCGGLRSVHALLHGRWAESWHYNPIPLLTLPLMAGAALVAWWRRKGGSEFRWDITPALVWTALLALVAFGVLRNLR from the coding sequence GTGCTCGGGGTGGGATTGGCGGTCATCTGGCACTTCGATCCTGCGCGTCATGGGTTCTATCCCCGGTGCACCTTCCACGAGCTGACCGGTTGGCAGTGCCCGGGTTGCGGCGGACTGCGATCGGTTCACGCGCTGCTGCACGGTCGTTGGGCCGAGTCCTGGCATTACAATCCCATTCCCTTGCTGACTCTGCCGCTGATGGCCGGCGCCGCGCTCGTCGCCTGGTGGCGCAGAAAGGGCGGATCGGAATTCCGGTGGGACATCACTCCCGCTCTGGTCTGGACCGCGTTACTGGCGTTGGTGGCGTTCGGCGTGTTGCGAAACCTACGATGA
- a CDS encoding alpha/beta fold hydrolase, which yields MTVLHIAGLTVRRHQPEGAPTLLYLPGIHGDWTLVTSFRRAVSPPAQFVELVYPDATHWDVPDYGRAVLEAVEALDLQRFWLLAESFGSLVAWAVLEQLCVRAARQELAPDPGFPVEGLVLAGGFVRHPWPRRARFLAGALSRIPPWCHRRMLGLYVRYAQWRHRHAPETRNTVAEFVARRTPENRRAIQTRLELVARTDYRALAQRTRLPVFLLAGGLDPIVPWWHVRAWLRRHCPGFRGAEIIPWADHNVLGTAPRPAAARILSWIRSASASGEASAEGWAADSSHPSS from the coding sequence ATGACCGTTTTACACATCGCAGGGTTGACCGTGCGCCGCCATCAGCCCGAAGGGGCGCCCACCTTGCTGTATCTGCCGGGCATCCATGGCGACTGGACCCTGGTCACCAGTTTCCGTCGCGCCGTGTCTCCTCCGGCGCAGTTCGTGGAGCTGGTCTATCCGGACGCGACCCATTGGGATGTGCCGGATTACGGTCGTGCGGTTTTGGAGGCGGTCGAGGCCCTTGATCTGCAGCGTTTCTGGCTCCTGGCCGAGTCGTTCGGTTCGCTGGTCGCATGGGCTGTACTGGAGCAGCTGTGTGTGCGGGCAGCGCGACAGGAGTTGGCTCCGGATCCGGGCTTTCCGGTGGAGGGTTTGGTGCTGGCGGGTGGTTTTGTTCGGCATCCCTGGCCTCGACGGGCGCGATTCCTGGCCGGTGCCCTGAGTCGGATCCCACCCTGGTGTCATCGCCGGATGCTGGGGCTGTACGTCCGTTATGCTCAGTGGCGACACCGCCATGCACCGGAGACGCGGAACACCGTGGCCGAGTTTGTGGCGCGTCGGACGCCGGAGAATCGGCGGGCGATTCAGACGCGATTGGAGTTGGTGGCGCGGACGGATTACCGGGCGTTGGCGCAACGAACCCGGCTGCCGGTCTTTCTGTTGGCCGGCGGATTGGATCCGATCGTCCCGTGGTGGCACGTGCGTGCCTGGCTCCGACGGCACTGCCCCGGATTTCGCGGTGCCGAGATCATTCCCTGGGCGGATCACAATGTCCTGGGTACCGCCCCGCGCCCCGCGGCAGCCCGGATCCTTTCCTGGATTCGATCCGCGTCCGCCTCCGGCGAGGCCTCCGCTGAGGGTTGGGCTGCCGACTCGTCGCACCCGTCATCGTAG